TCAAAAAGCAATTGATGATGCCACCCGCGAATCCTATGCCATTCTTGAAAAACAAACCGCTATTCTGAAAGACAAGAGTATTAATTATGAAGAGAAAATCATCGGCGGTTCCATTGCAAAATCAATCAAGACCGTTGCCGAAACTGAAGGCTGCGACCTGATCATCATGGGCTCCAAAGGCAAATCCGACCTTGAAGGGCTTGTTGTCGGCAGCGTAACCCATAAAGTCCTGCACATTGCCGAATGCCCGGTTCTGGTTATTAAATAGCCGCTATGAAAATTTTGCAGGATTACAATCTATAATAAAATGGGATTGTAATTGAGCTTGTTTTCAATTAAGTATTTTAAAAATTATTCGCGGAATTTTAATTATTATTCCCAGCAGACGGAGAGTTTAATGCGGCTTTTGACACGATCAGATTTTGACGGCCTGGCCTGTGCTGTCCTGCTCAAAGAAATCGGAATCATGGACAACTGGATGTTTGTCCATCCCAAAGATGTTCAGGACGGACGCTATCCCGGTGACCCTAACGATATTGTTGCCAACGTTCCTTATATAAAAGGTTGCGGCTACTGGTTTGACCACCACTCCAGTGAAGATGAACGCCTCAACATGAAACTGGACTACCAAGGCATGTCTAAACAGGCCAAAAGTGCGGCCCGTGTCATCTGGGAATACTTTGGCGGTCATGAAAAATTCGGCGATAAATTCGACGAAATGCTTCACTATGTAGACAAGGTGGACAGCGGCGACATTACTGCCGAGGAAGTTGCAGACCCCAAGGGCTGGATTCTACTCGGTTTTATCATGGACCCCCGCACCGGACTCGGCAGGTACAGGCATTTTAATGTCAGCAACTACCAGTTAATGGAACACCTCATTGACTATTGCCGCGAGTTGCCCATCATCGAAATTCTCGAACTACCTGATGTGAAGGAACGTGTAGACCTCTATTTCGAAAGAGATAAGCAGTTCCGTGAAATGCTCAAAAACAGGACCGAGATGTTCAGCAATGTGGCTATTCTCGACCTCCGCGATCAGGATGAAATTTACCCCGGCAACAGATTCACCCTCTACTCCATGTACCCGGAATGCAACATCAGCATCCAGATCATCTGGGGTAAGATGAAGCAGAATACAGTATTCTCCGTGGGACACAGCATCCTCAACCGCACCAGCAAAATAGATGTGGGCAGCGTAATGCTCAAATTCGGTGGCGGTGGACACAAACAGGTCGGAACCTGTCAGGTCCCGCACGAGGAAGCGGACGCAGCTCTCGGTCAAATGGTCGCAATGTTCATGGATAAAAAATAACCAAACAGGAGAACCTGACTGCGACTGTAGTCAGGTTCTTTTTTGCTCATATTGTTTATCTAATATTGACAAAAACGAGTAAGAGTAAATACAAGATAAACATGAAATATCTTTGCGCTGAAACATTTTCCCCGGAAGCAACAACCAAGCTTGAGCTTCCCCTCCTCTTATCTGAAGTAATAGCAGGCTTCCCCTCCCCTGCTGACGACTACATCGATAAAAAAATGGACCTCAATGAGCAATTGATCAGCAATCCGGCAGCAACTTTCCTTGTGCGGGCCTATGGCGATTCCATGCTCGACGCCAACATCAATCAGGGGGATATTCTGGTTGTGGACCGCTCTCAAGACGCCCGCCACAACTCCATCATCATCGCCATATTCAACGGAGAACTAACCGTAAAGAGACTGATGCAACGGGAAGGAAGACTTTTCCTCGCCCCGGAAAACCAGGATTACCCCACACTGGAAATAACCGAAGACACCTCCTTTGAAGTCTGGGGCGTAGTGACCTACATCATCCACAAGGCGGTGTGATGCGGATCTTTGCGCTGGTGGACTGCAACAACTTCTACGTTTCCTGTGAAAGACTTTTCCGCCCGGAACTCAGAAACCGCCCGGTGGTGGTTCTTTCCAACAATGACGGCTGCGTTATCGCAAGATCACAGGAAGCCAAGGACATTGGTGTTCCCATGGCTGCCCCCGCTTTTAAATACAAAAGTTTTTTTCTGCAAAACAATGTCGAAGTATTTTCATCCAATTACGCCCTTTACGGAGACCTTTCTCAGCGGGTAACCTCCGCCCTTGCATCTATTACACCGGACCTTGAAATCTACTCCATTGATGAATCATTCCTTGAGTTTCCGCCCTGCATGCTCCGTGAGCTGCCCGCTATCGGACAAGAAATCAGAGACAAAATTTTCAAATGGACAGGAATTCCGATCTCCGTGGGATTCGGGCCCACCAAAACTCTCGCTAAAATTTCCAGTAGATTCGCCAAAAAACATCCGCAAACCAAAGGGATCTTCAGCCTGTGCGCCAGAAAAGACATGGATAGGTTGCTTGATAAAGTTCCGGTCACCGGAATCTGGGGAATAGGCCGAAGGTACGGCAAAAGGCTGACCACCCGTGGCGTGAACACTGCCCGCGACTTCAAGGATCTGCCCAATTTGTGGATCAAAAAGAACATGGCCGTGACCGGATTACATACGGCACTTGAATTGCGCGGCACACCCTGCTTTGAACTGGACAATTCTCCGCAACCCAAGAAGACTGTATCCTCATCCCGCTCCTTCGGACGCCCGGTTTCATCCCTGCCGGAACTGGAGGAATCGGTTGCTGCCTATGTAGCCCGGGCCGGGGAGAAACTGCGCGAGCAGAATTCACTTGCCGGAGGGGTCATGGTCTACCTGACCACCAACCGCCACAATGATCTGCCACAATACTCCAACTCAGCAACCCGCATGCTCTCCATCGCCACGGACTACACACCGGAACTGATCCGCACAGGACTGCAATGCATCCGTTCCATATATAAAGAAGGATTCAAGTATAAAAAAACCGGAATTGTCCTGCTGGATCTATGTGGAAAATACAACCGCCAAGGCAACCTGCTGGAACTGGAACGCAAAGCTGAATCAGCCCAAAAAGAAAAACTCATGGACCTACTGGATTCCGCCAACACCCGCTTCGGCAGGCGAACTTTGAGCTATGCCTCCGAAGGACTTGAACAACCTTGGAAGATGAACAGAAACTACAAATCACCTGCTTACACGACCTGCTGGAATGAGCTACCTAAAATAGACTAATCCTTAATATTTAAGATATACCAACATGTCTTGAGTAATCCGCCCCATCTCTTAGCACCGTAAAAAACAAAAGTGTAACTCCGATCCTGCTTGCCCATTCGATAACTTTAGGGCATGAAACGAAGTGAAAGTAAAACTCAAAAGCCCTAGTCGGGGAAAAATAAGATTACTGTCTACAAAACTATGAATAAAATATTTACCAGTATCAGGACCAAAGCGACTTTGATCGGCCTGCCCCTGATTATTGCTGCCCTTTTAACAGGCTGCGGCACTAAAAACGAAGCCTCCGGTCTTCACCAGACAGGGACTGTCGCCTTTATGCTCAATCAGGATAAGGCGGCCTCTGTCTATTTTGAAAAGGCAATAGACTGCAACCCGGAATACGGCCCCAGCTACATCATGCTTGGCGACTGCTACCTCCGGGAAGGCAAGTACAAAGAGGCTGTTGAAATCATCAACACAGGCCTCAACCTTGAACTGGAGCAGGGCCACATCAGACTGGCTCACAGAAAGCTGGCCCGGGCTTACAAAGAACTCGGAGATTCCGAGAAAGCTCTCGAACACATAACCATCTACACTCGCATGTCTGTCTGGCAGGACAAATTCACCCCGCAGAAAATTTCCGAAACAGAAATTTTTGTGGCAGAACTAGATCTCCCGGATGAGAAGAAAAACCTTGCGGTAGACA
The sequence above is drawn from the Marinifilum sp. JC120 genome and encodes:
- a CDS encoding universal stress protein, producing MIFNKILIPVDDSKHSESAISYGASLAEMSGGKLTILHCHRPVPTGLGEPNFQKAIDDATRESYAILEKQTAILKDKSINYEEKIIGGSIAKSIKTVAETEGCDLIIMGSKGKSDLEGLVVGSVTHKVLHIAECPVLVIK
- a CDS encoding Y-family DNA polymerase — its product is MRIFALVDCNNFYVSCERLFRPELRNRPVVVLSNNDGCVIARSQEAKDIGVPMAAPAFKYKSFFLQNNVEVFSSNYALYGDLSQRVTSALASITPDLEIYSIDESFLEFPPCMLRELPAIGQEIRDKIFKWTGIPISVGFGPTKTLAKISSRFAKKHPQTKGIFSLCARKDMDRLLDKVPVTGIWGIGRRYGKRLTTRGVNTARDFKDLPNLWIKKNMAVTGLHTALELRGTPCFELDNSPQPKKTVSSSRSFGRPVSSLPELEESVAAYVARAGEKLREQNSLAGGVMVYLTTNRHNDLPQYSNSATRMLSIATDYTPELIRTGLQCIRSIYKEGFKYKKTGIVLLDLCGKYNRQGNLLELERKAESAQKEKLMDLLDSANTRFGRRTLSYASEGLEQPWKMNRNYKSPAYTTCWNELPKID
- a CDS encoding LexA family transcriptional regulator, coding for MKYLCAETFSPEATTKLELPLLLSEVIAGFPSPADDYIDKKMDLNEQLISNPAATFLVRAYGDSMLDANINQGDILVVDRSQDARHNSIIIAIFNGELTVKRLMQREGRLFLAPENQDYPTLEITEDTSFEVWGVVTYIIHKAV
- a CDS encoding exopolyphosphatase yields the protein MRLLTRSDFDGLACAVLLKEIGIMDNWMFVHPKDVQDGRYPGDPNDIVANVPYIKGCGYWFDHHSSEDERLNMKLDYQGMSKQAKSAARVIWEYFGGHEKFGDKFDEMLHYVDKVDSGDITAEEVADPKGWILLGFIMDPRTGLGRYRHFNVSNYQLMEHLIDYCRELPIIEILELPDVKERVDLYFERDKQFREMLKNRTEMFSNVAILDLRDQDEIYPGNRFTLYSMYPECNISIQIIWGKMKQNTVFSVGHSILNRTSKIDVGSVMLKFGGGGHKQVGTCQVPHEEADAALGQMVAMFMDKK